From Triticum urartu cultivar G1812 chromosome 2, Tu2.1, whole genome shotgun sequence, a single genomic window includes:
- the LOC125538679 gene encoding pentatricopeptide repeat-containing protein At2g15630, mitochondrial-like: MAPPTSPAAVAAAARAAPTPAAALALFKSALSADPALSPLAVLPHLSATPSLPHLLLTASIAGRPHTTSLSLYSRLKSLSLPIPTATLHPLLSSLPSAPAFVLFADIFRLRLPLSTTTFNIMLRHLCSSGKPARALELLRQMPSPNAVTYNTIIAGFCARGRVQAGLDIMREMRERSGIPPDKYTYATVISGWCKVGKVEEAAKVFDEMLAKGEVEPNPMMYNALIGAYCDRGNLEAALRCREEMVARGVSMTVATYNLFVHALFMEGRAAEAHALVEEMGDKGLAPDAFTYNILINGYCKEGKEKKAMKMFEHMAAKGIRATVVTYTSLIYALSKKGMVQEADSLFNEAVRRGIRPDLVMYNALINSHCTGGDMDRAFEIMGEMEKKRITPDDVTYNTLMRGLCLLGRLDEARGLIDKMTKRGIKPDLVSYNTLISGYSMKGDIKDALKVRDEMIDKGFNPTVMTYNAMIQGLCKNGQGEDAEELVKEMVGNGITPDDSTYISLIEGLTTEDERLAAEDAVKA; this comes from the coding sequence ATGGCGCCGCCCACCTCCCCCGCGGCCGTCGCGGCGGCCGCCCGCGCGGCGCCCACTCCGGCCGCGGCGCTCGCGCTCTTCAAGTCGGCGCTGTCCGCCGACCCGGCGCTCTCCCCGCTCGCCGTGCTGCCGCACCTctccgccaccccgtcgctgccCCACCTGCTCCTCACCGCCTCCATCGCCGGCCGCCCGCACACCACCTCGCTCAGCCTCTACTCGCGGCTCAAGTCGCTCTCCCTCCCCATCCCCACCGCCACGCTCCACCCGCTCCTCTCCTCCCTCCCCTCCGCCCCCGCCTTCGTCCTCTTCGCCGATATCTTCCGCCTCCGCCTCCCGCTCTCCACCACCACCTTCAACATCATGTTGCGCCACCTCTGCTCCTCCGGCAAGCCCGCCCGCGCGCTGGAGCTCCTCCGACAGATGCCCAGCCCCAACGCCGTCACCTACAACACCATCATCGCCGGGTTCTGCGCCCGCGGCCGCGTCCAGGCGGGGCTGGATATCATGCGGGAGATGCGGGAGCGGAGCGGTATTCCGCCCGACAAGTACACCTACGCCACGGTTATCTCCGGATGGTGCAAGGTCGGCAAGGTCGAGGAAGCAGCCAAGGTGTTCGACGAAATGCTGGCTAAGGGAGAGGTGGAGCCAAATCCGATGATGTACAACGCGCTGATAGGCGCATACTGTGACCGGGGAAATCTGGAGGCCGCGCTGCGTTGCCGGGAAGAAATGGTAGCGAGGGGGGTTTCCATGACAGTCGCGACATACAATTTGTTTGTGCACGCGTTGTTCATGGAAGGGCGTGCTGCGGAGGCGCATGCATTGGTTGAGGAGATGGGTGACAAGGGGCTTGCACCAGATGCGTTCACGTACAATATATTGATCAACGGTTACTGCAAGGAGGGCAAGGAGAAGAAAGCAATGAAGATGTTTGAACATATGGCTGCGAAAGGGATTCGTGCGACCGTGGTGACCTATACGTCTTTGATATATGCCTTGTCCAAGAAGGGGATGGTCCAGGAGGCTGATAGTCTGTTCAATGAGGCTGTGAGGAGAGGCATCAGGCCTGACCTTGTCATGTACAATGCCCTGATCAATAGCCACTGCACCGGTGGAGATATGGACCGGGCATTTGAGATCATGGGAGAAATGGAGAAGAAGAGGATCACACCAGATGACGTGACATACAATACTCTGATGAGGGGGCTGTGCTTGCTGGGGCGTCTTGATGAAGCGCGTGGGCTCATTGACAAAATGACAAAGAGAGGTATCAAGCCAGACCTTGTCAGTTACAACACCCTGATCAGCGGCTACAGCATGAAGGGTGACATCAAGGATGCTCTGAAGGTTCGGGATGAGATGATAGACAAGGGATTCAACCCAACAGTTATGACATATAATGCAATGATACAAGGGCTCTGCAAGAATGGCCAAGGAGAGGATGCAGAGGAGCTGGTGAAAGAAATGGTGGGCAATGGCATCACCCCTGATGACAGTACATATATTTCACTGATCGAGGGACTTACCACTGAGGACGAGCGGCTGGCCGCGGAAGATGCTGTAAAAGCGTGA